In Cryptococcus neoformans var. neoformans B-3501A chromosome 3, whole genome shotgun sequence, the DNA window ACCGTTTTATTTCGACAGGACTACATCTACAGCTTCTGTGTGAGATGGAGACACTTTCCAATGACTTGTTCCACGGGCCTCGAACTGTGGCGCCTTGGACGTGAACTAACGTGATGGGGACGTCTTGCACTGTGCCCAACTACATGACAAGATATTGAGTGAATTGTACACGCCGAGGGTCAAAAGCTATTCCTCGACACAATATATGGTTTCTCATATCCAATGTGAcagagatgatggctgGTTAGTTGCGCGCGCATGATATACAGTTTTGGTATCCGTGGAGTGCATATAGATAATGGTACGGAGTATCGAAATAGTACAGTGATATTTCTCGCAATATACAACACTTTTTTCGTTTAGATCTGTCTTGACAGGTAAGCTGGGCAGCCTTTTTGAGGTCAATTGAACATGTAAGCCAAAAAACACTTACCAAAGACAACTCCAAGGTCCATACCCGCCTTGCCCACACTTTGACGCTTATTGTCTCGTCCGACTTGGTATCCAAACTACTGGGGACGTCAATTTCAACAGAATCCCACCAGCATTTTCTCTAAAACAAGGCTTTTCTGATCAGCATTTATCCCCGAGATAAATCAAGGCAACATCCGTACAGCAGGTTTCCTCCAGAAGAGCAAAAGCTTTTGCGCCGTACCCATTTGTACGGGATCTATTTCAGGTGGTCCTTCCTTGTCATCCTCGCGATGATTGATACCTGTcttgaggaggacgagggcCATTGAGGATATGACATTGCGCTGAGGCTCACAAGCTCTGTAACCCCACTCATCATCGCGATTGAAACCGCTTGTCACAGAAATCAGTCAAAAGTCTAGACGACGCACGAAGACGGATAGATTCCTCTCACCTAACACAGAGCATGTCAATAAGGTGTCGTTCGGCCAAGTTTGCCGAATTGTTCACATTCCTCTCCAGAGCAGCGAAAatagccttcttctcctccaaagcCCTACCACAGTTCCTCTTCAGTACCCGCAAATCTTCGTTTGCCAAGCCTGTTGCGATATCAGTCCGTGCGGCCGCGCCCGGTTTGGTGATAGAGAAGTATTCGAGCTCTTCACGAAGGACAATAATGGCTTGCTTGGACAGGAGCGGGTTCTGAGAGTGGTCGGAAAGCGCGTCGATGGTTGGGATGCGCTGCTGAGCATGGTAAAAACCCGACGTGGTGGGCGATCCGTAAAAAGTGTCCTGAGCTTTAGACCAGAAATCGATAATGTATCGAAAACAATTGGGGTCAAACTAAAAATATGACCATCAAGTCAGTGACACCCTTCTGATATTACTGCCTAGGATAGTAACGAAATATTGTCCCCCCATTTCAGTACAAGCCCAGACTCACATCAACAGTAAAGATACCATCATCCGCACCTTCCCAACTGGCTGGCTTGCTGAGGATCAGGCCCTGAGGAAAGAGTCCCAGGAGAACACTCTCAGGTAAAAGCATAAgcatctctctttctacAGGGAATATAGTGCCCCTGAGATCAAGGTTAAGCCGGGAGAGCAGTTGGGGGTTTGTGGCCGAGGGGTACAGTGGGGACGCGGCATAGTTGTTTGGGGATACGGATGTGATGGGACTGCTGTTCGGGGAGACAGAGGTGATTGGGTTTGACGAGGCTGGGATGGCCATGGTGTGAGCGGAACGAAGCAGCTGTGgatggaagacgagggAGGATCAGATGGGAGGATGAacgaaggaggaggatggatgaCGGGATGAGACGCAGTTAACCGCGGCGGCTGGTGATGATTGTCGCGTCGGTCGTTTCCTGCGTTTTCCAGGTCGTCAGTTTCCTTTTTTGCGCGACGCTGCATCCTTCCCAAGCCGCTTTACTAGTATCGTAGGTAATGTATGACTAGGGGACTATAACCAGGGCGTCGACGTGTATATTATGAACGGATCATGGTCCACCAATTCTGTTTGTTTGACACAATAAGTAGACATACATGATACTAACTCTGCAGACAACAATAAACAATCAATTAGAGTCGTTAAATTCTACAGGTCACCTTGAATACAAATCCTCTCTTTACACAAAAGCGCCTAGACCACTGCATGCCACATTCTCCATCCCGTTCTTCCTCCGGCGAGCATACTCTTGATGGTAGTGTGATCGCTTCCAGGAAGTGTCTGGATAACCTTGGGTGTCGATCTTTGCACCAGCTCGTATGTCGCCCAAGGGTCTGCCAGCATAGTATGTCTATCAGCGATGAGGTATGGCAGCGCGCAAGAACATCTCGGGCCGTGCTTTGATTGACACTCATTATGACACCCAACTTTGGAGTCCGCAGCACAATCGTTATTATAATGCCATCGGTCATGCCGATCCTGATGCTTCCTACAGTGGAGATTAGAGGTGCAATTTGTGGTaggaggcggaggatgaCTGGAATCCAAAGAGATAATGCCAGGGAAATGACCGTCCTGGACAACTTGAGATAACGTCGCCAATGCTGATTCCTCTGGAAGACTGAATGAGGTGAGGGATGGAACAGAAACTGATGCTCGACTTGAAGATGTCtgatggaaagaatgggagCAGGATCCTGACAGTGACATCTTGTTGCCAATCGTATCCGAACCGAGGATGGGTGAAGAGTTATATGCGCACGATCCAGTACTTGTGGGACAAGTGTGCGCTCCGGTGCCATGTCCGTGGTGCTGACCTACTAGCTCAGCGTCATGGTTTTTTGGTGTCACTGAGTCATTGCTGGATGAttgagaggaggaggatttcCAAGAAATTCCCGAAAAGCGACGATCCTTCTTGTTGGTGGTGCCTTTGTCGAATGGGAAGACTGAAGTGAGAGAAGCTTTGAGTGTTGCTTTGACGGGCATAATTCAAGGCgagttcttctttgactaTCCGGCTAAATAGGAGGTAAGAGCAAGGAACAGGAGCAATTGATAGTCACATACCTATATCTCCATCATCTATGTATATCACTGTGTGCACCGAGCGGAAGACAGGCGGAAAGCCGCGAAAGGCACACCCAGCAGTGGTTATTATGTGCCTAGAGGGGGCCAAATGAAAGTGGCTTGGGGGCGCCGTAGAagagtgaagatgagatgacTCGGGTGACACCAGTAAATAAACGTGAAGTGAAGATCCgtgaagaaagagaaactTTGGAATGGTTGTGCAAGAGTCTTTCTTCTACCGATCCTTGTGCTTTTCCCTTCCGAGTAACGAAGAATTAGATCCCAAAACaaataaacaaacaccTTATTATGGAGATCAAATAGGCAAGCGATATTCGGTAGTGAGTAGTGAGAAGCCAGCATTTAAAAGGCGCGCGAGAGATTCGAGATAGGCGACGCAAAGAGGGTCTTTTCAATGTAACACTTCGTTCCGAGTTTTACATTTCTCGAGTGCTTTGAACGCTCCTTCATTATCTTCACCTTTTGCACACCATAATGTCGCTCTCAGCTCCCACTCGTATCCTCCGAAAACCTACTCTATCCCGCCAGTTCTCAACTAGCCTTCCTGTTCTTGCCTCTCGTGGCTCCTCAAAACCCGAGGGATTGGGCGCTCGATCGAGGCCTTGGTCAGTGCAGAACGTTCCCAAGTTTGCATTTGACGACGCCACAAGTCTgggatggatgaggatgtttAGGATCcaggaaggtgaaggatTGGTGAGGAAAATCGAAGAGGACAGAGAAGCCTTAAGAAGtacgttttttttttttcttttctttcttttctttatctACATTTCAGATGTATTGATATAGTTTATATCTTCTTACTGTAGCTGCGAATCAGACCAAGTTCACTCCACCCACCGCCCCCATACGTTTGACATCCACTATTGACCTTGCCCGCCCAGACTCGCGTTACCATACCAAATGCGTTCTTCTTGTCCCCATTGCCGCTCTTCCGTTGTCCACGCCAGAAGCTGTTCACAGGTTCAAACTCCTCGCTGGGCCGAGGTGGACTCCCGGGAAACCAGGAAGAAATGAGTTTATCAAGGATGAGAACAGTGACGGCGAAAATGGTTGGATCAAGGTTAGTGAGGAAAGGTTTGAGAGTGCCAGACAAAATAGGAGATCGGCGTCGGATATCTTGGAGAGACTGGTCAACGCTGCCAATGTGGGTCTGTTTGGCATATAAACAAAGAAAAACCTATCTAATGTCGAATTAAACTTAGGACCGCGAGTCTCCACTCCCTGCTGACCTTCCAATTGACActcgccatcttcttgcccgtcacaggaagaagcggtCTCGTCAGAACACTTTCAAATGGGCTCCCGGACAAGAGTTTTTGTCTCGTCATCAAGAAGTTGGTGGCGTACGTGGCTTCCCTGTCAGTTGGCTACCGGAAGAACTCAGAGAAAGAGTTTCCAAGAAATAAGCGTTTATAATGCATTTTCTCTATCCACCTTAGCCTCATCAACTCTTTTTGATGTCCGGACTCTTGTGTTCATTTTATTATAGGGTATTTTCTGGCATCACTGGAcgggaaaagaagaaaaccGAACGCGCAATCAAGGACACTGTAGTCTTCTGAAGTAAAGAAGGCTAAAAGAAACACACATTGAAAGCGAGGCTTTAAACGTGGGAAGCACAAGATATATACAAATAAGTGAGCCAACTACGAGAAGACTCCATTAATAGATTGAATTAAAGGATTATATATGGACAAACAAAACTGGAATAGCTTTACGTTCATGCAGAGGCAGCGACAGGTGCGGCAGCAGGTGGTTGCGTAGCCTTAGGCTGATGAACACAAGTCAGCGTCATCCAGTCTCTATCCTAACGTAGAAGAACTgacctcctcttcaagctccAATGGCGCGGTTGCAACTGGCTGCTCGAGTTTTGGGGCCTCAGAGGCAACAACGGGTGCCTCGTTGAGCGGTTTGGtagcctcttctttggaaGTTTCTTCCGTGGAAGTCGGGAtaccttcctttttcttgggCTTGAAGATGTCGCCAATTCGAGCTGAGAGTCGTCGGTGAGCCTTGAGATTAGACTTAGCCGCTTGCTGTCCCGAGGGTTAGTCAGCAAACCGTATTGGGAATGGAATATTACTCGCATCTTTGGCCTCGTCTTTTTTATCCTCGATCTTGTTTTCCTCGGGAGCTGGAGCAACTTCGGCTGGGGCGTCAGCAGAGGTGGCGGTGTCGCTGAAATAAACGACGCTTAGTCCTCTGATGCTGCTGAATAACACATGCCTCAACTCACATTCCTTTGAGTGCTCCAGTGTCGGGAGATTTGACAGTAGGCTCAACAGCTTCGATGGGAGCAGAAGTTCCGATGACAGGTTCCGAGGTTGTAGGGACAGACGGGGGGGCGGCATCATCACCTTCGGTCTCGACGGGTGCCGCAGCGGTCACTGGATCAGCCTTCTCGGCCTGTCCAAATGTGGTCAGTCTTGCTATGTTGAATAGGTAATGATGCTGACCTTAGGagtttttttcttctccttcttagGAGATTTGTCTCTGTTACCGAAGAATTTGGCAAAGAAACCTTTGCCCTCGGCCTTGGTTTTTTCAGTCCTTTCCTGCATTGTTATTCATTAGCAACACTCTTTTGGCTTTTGGCATACTAATTCACCTTGACTGCCGATTTCTTTacctctttctttccctctttgaTCTCAGAGGGCTTGGGGACCTCTTCGGTAGTCTTGGCCCCTTCCCCCGTCGTCGTACCCTCCACAAGCTTGTCAGCTTCAGTATTGTCTACTTTGTTTCCAAGCTCAGGTCCGGGCTGGGCGGTGCCGGCCTCAGTATTTGCGACAGTAGGTTGCTTGATAAATTGATTAATGTTAGTTAATGGAACCTAAAAGTCTCCAAATACTCACTTCTTTGACGAGGGGTTCAGTGATGTTGGGTGCAGCTACTTCAGAGACAGGTTCCTGGGCCTTGAAAATTTCCTTGGCCTCTTGGGAAGGCGGGGTAGCCTCGGCGACAAGGGCATTAGCAGTTTCGGCGGGGGCCTGCACAGATGTAATTGCAGGAATTGATTTGGAAGGTAAGATGTTGAGGAATGAGGTCATTATGCGCGGTGGCAAATTCCGTTAGCGGAAGTAAACGGGAAGTTAAGGCGGTAGCAAGGTTGAAGTAGAAACAATTGCGCGATGAAGCTTAGCCTACGCGTTCACAAAAggaagttgaagaggaaaaacCAAGATGATTATTGCGAACaaagaaaagaacaaaTCTTGATGTTCGTTGAAAGAGGACAAAGGGAGGGGAAAGCAATATGAAACATGGCAAAGGAGATCATAGCGCCAATGTCCTGGGTTGGCATCGCGACGGGCATTGCCATTCGCAAAGGCAGGTGCAGTGCAACCCAAGCCTCACTGAAGCCCATATCGAGACGCCATGTGGACCAACTGATGGTATACGTCCCTCCTAGCCACTCTATAGGCGCTGCACAACATTGAAATGTGCTGGCAatccccttctcctgcaTTCATGCGAGCGCACGAGCCCATTGGCCCAAAGACGCTCAAGACACTCTTCCAACAGATTAACGCGACTTTACAAGCCAATATCGACTGATCATGGCCAGTACTCGAATATGGACTGTCAGAGGCTTTCAATATTGCCCAAAGAGCAAGGATTTGAGCAAAGACACGAAAGACAAACCAAAAGGCTGCTGATCAAGCGAGGATAAATCAGAGTAAGGAATGAAAAGTACACACCTGGTTGACTTGTTCAGTGGCAGACATTGTTATAGTTAGAGTTTGTAATGAGCGTGATGAAACGGTGATTGATTATAGTGAGAAAGCACTTGAAGAAatagaagatggaaagagaaaggagaacaTGAGATGCAAAACAAGGCGTGAGATTATGCTATTATGCATGGGTGTGCTGTGCGCAAGAGGAACCTGAGAAAGGGATCTCAGTCCTGCTGCACGGTGGTCCATGGACAAACAGGAAACGTAGAGAATGTTCACACACATGCCGGCCCTTAATTTTTGGTCCCCAAGCTCTCGCTCGAGCCGATCCAGATTCCCTGGATCCGCCCAATGTTTTGATTCTGTAGACAGGGCATACGACTATGGCTATGTGGGAAGATGGTTGCTGGACTGCTCGGGCAGGATGGCCAAGGCATTAAACCGCAGTGCCGGGTGAGAGGATGAGCAGCGGTGGCGGCCCAGTGGCAAGTGACGAGTGGCAAAAAGTGGCAAGTGACAAGTGGCAATCGGCACGTCGAGGTTATGTAACTAGCTCACTTGCCGGATTGGGTAAGTGCGGTGCGGATTCCAAGGTGTTGCCACCGGGGCGGGCATGTCCGACGGGCAGGGCTGCATGTACTGTTGTTACCCGTATAAAGCACAAGTACTGGCTACTcgcctcgtcttcctcctcaccgCCGAGCCACCGCGACCCCCATGCACCGCAGGCAGGCCACTCGCATATCCCCAACCGCCACCCCCTCCTCACTCCTTTCCCCTATCGTCTCCCACTTCCCTGCTCTCTCCGGCATATCCCCCTTCAAGGCCTTGCGTCAGTCCCCTTCCTCcgaccaccaccacccaaCCCTCGCTTCCCCACCACGCCTAGAACTTACCAAGGCAGTATGGCAGGAAGCAGATCtcggagatggaaagggcATCGTGTAGGTTCAAAATGCCTCTTCGTTTAGCCACGCGATCTATCGCTGACAGCATCGTTATCAAGGCCCTTACTTCTCTTAACATCTCCCACGAGCGCGCTGCAGATATTTTCAGTCCCAACTCCTGTCGCTTCTCAGGACCCTCGATCTTCAGAATCATTCAGTGACCCTGAGGAGGTGTTTGCCATGTCCACTATAACATATGACTCGTCCCTATATCAATGCTCGCTGTCTGGGGTAAACGATGGAGACCCTCTACCGTTTTCGGCGCACAATGAAACCGTGCTAGACATGGCGCTCATGGAGGGGGGAAGAGTTGCTTTGGTCACTTGCCATTCGAACAAGACGTTTATAGGACCCCTGGCGTTAGTCGTGGTGAACCTCAAAAGTGGGCGAGCAGAAGCGAGAGTGGATCTAGGTGCTGGTTCCACGGCCGATGTCCATGTATCACATAAGGTTATTGTCATTGTAAGTACTACCTTAATAAAGATGCTACACAAGCTTATGAAAGCTCTCACCGTCCAGACTGTATCCCATCCTACACCTTCGATTCACTTTTTAGATCCCGCGTCTTTTACGCCTCTATTTCCCCCTATTGTGGATGCTGCGCCTAATGCTCTCACTCAACTGCCAACAATTGCTTTATCTGGCCGGATTCTTGCTTATGTGACATCTACGCCTGCCAATATCTCCACACCTAGCGACATGGGCTCGCTGGTaacgtcctcctccttgagaGCCTCCCATTCAAGGAACCGGCAAGGTCCTTCCAGTCAAGTGGAGAGTCATCAAGGTGCATTAATAAGTTCGGCAGTTGAGATCGGAGGTGGCGTGGCTCGCGGGGTATGGGCAGGCATAAAACTTGGTGCGAAGGCTGCTAGCGCCGCAACGCGTGCTAGAAGCGACAGATTGGCTCAGAGTGCACCAGATGATACTACCGCCTTCGGTCGTGACCAAGAAGCCGCAATCCTTGGGGACACAGAGAGCCGATCACTGGACGAGGGCAGCATGCTTGACGAGGCACTACCCATTAGTGCTGCCAATACAAAGTCTATTGACAAGGGTGAATGGATCCATGTCATCGACCTTTTCTCTCGCCATCCGAGCAGCACACGTCAAGTATCGCCGCCGGGCGATGTCACTTCGAAGTCAACCCCCTCTTTCACCACTGTAGCCCATTTCAGGCTGCCTCCCTCGTCTGTCGTTCCAATAGATACCTCCCACTCGTCTCAGTACCATTCATTGCCTGTCCAACATCTATCTTTTTCCCCATCAGGTACGGCACTGTTAGCTGCACCTGCTGATGGCCGAAGTTTTCATATAATGGAATTTCATCCCGCTGGGCCGATGAAAGGGAACACTAGAACTGGAACACAGAGTCAAGCTTGGCACTTGTATGAGCTCAAGAGAGGCCATACGATTGCCAATGTCAGGTGGACAAGTTGGGACAGGATGGGAAATTGGGTGGGTGTTGGCACAGACAGAGGTACCATACGTGAGTCTGGGATACCTGCCTAACTGATGTGTCAGCATATTATTTTTCCTAATGTCCCTTGCAGATATCTATCCCATACACCCATCAGGAGGACAGCCTTCCGCGTTCACACATGTCGCAGGATGCCGCAATGCTCAGCGGCTCTTTGCTCTTTCAATTCCTGTGTCTCCTATCGCCAGGATCCGGCCACCACGCTTAGCTATGGATACATCACATCTAGACGGATCTCTTGATTCAGATTTGACATATTCAGAAAATTCTGTTTTCGGCTTCCTCCCTTATCGCCAGCACCAGAAGTTGGATCAGAAGCACATTCAAGACATCGGAATTTTCCGATGGCCGTCGGGTGTGTTGGAGCTCATTCGCATGACAGTACGTGGATGCCGAGAGGATGATAGTGAGGCGGGAGTGGCCAAATACAGCAGTAGATCACCACCACACAGGACCAGAAGCGCACTCACCGAATTGATGCTTAGCAGAGCTGTTCGTGAACGTAATAGCTTTGCAGCTGAAAAGGCAACCCAGGCGAGATGGGTATTGCCCAGCGCAGTTGCTATGTCAGCACCCACTCTTTTGTCTTCGACTATTGCTGAGAAGAGTCAGCCGTCCCGGGTGGGTGCCCTTGCCGCGGCAGAAATTCGAACACACCATTTCAATCCACATGTCCTCCCCAGTTCTGTCTATCTCTCAAGGCAAATTGAATTTTTTTCTGCCCGACCTATAGACGATTACTCTCCCCTTTCGATACTCGATTTGGAAGCGCGAACCGATAAACTCGTTTTTCGACAGGAAGTAGAGGCACGGTCCCCTCCGAATGAAGACACCGAGGCACCTTTATCTTTCGACCGGCCTCTCCTGTCGGCTTTGCATGATCTGATAGAATCT includes these proteins:
- a CDS encoding hypothetical protein (Match to EST gb|CF186809.1|CF186809) translates to MSLSAPTRILRKPTLSRQFSTSLPVLASRGSSKPEGLGARSRPWSVQNVPKFAFDDATSLGWMRMFRIQEGEGLVRKIEEDREALRTANQTKFTPPTAPIRLTSTIDLARPDSRYHTKCVLLVPIAALPLSTPEAVHRFKLLAGPRWTPGKPGRNEFIKDENSDGENGWIKVSEERFESARQNRRSASDILERLVNAANDRESPLPADLPIDTRHLLARHRKKRSRQNTFKWAPGQEFLSRHQEVGGVRGFPVSWLPEELRERVSKK
- a CDS encoding hypothetical protein (Match to ESTs gb|CF193323.1|CF193323, gb|CF187330.1|CF187330) — protein: MSATEQVNQAPAETANALVAEATPPSQEAKEIFKAQEPVSEVAAPNITEPLVKEQPTVANTEAGTAQPGPELGNKVDNTEADKLVEGTTTGEGAKTTEEVPKPSEIKEGKKEVKKSAVKERTEKTKAEGKGFFAKFFGNRDKSPKKEKKKTPKAEKADPVTAAAPVETEGDDAAPPSVPTTSEPVIGTSAPIEAVEPTVKSPDTGALKGIDTATSADAPAEVAPAPEENKIEDKKDEAKDATAKSNLKAHRRLSARIGDIFKPKKKEGIPTSTEETSKEEATKPLNEAPVVASEAPKLEQPVATAPLELEEEPKATQPPAAAPVAASA